The following are from one region of the Rhodopirellula sp. P2 genome:
- a CDS encoding PilZ domain-containing protein yields the protein MLDFNYPKHYAEVVRATDWEIDLPEAWSDFFHESGVAAVNYCDQRQAQRRIVRTCGVMYFEKALPSLPRAFHPVGVFTRDFSKNACGIVTPFELFPQEEVRLILPTFWLQLRVVRARRHQSKCYEIGMRLLHRNSPSREAFVVGGRFTEARPA from the coding sequence ATGTTGGATTTCAATTATCCAAAGCACTACGCCGAAGTAGTCCGGGCGACCGATTGGGAAATCGATCTGCCGGAGGCTTGGTCAGACTTCTTTCACGAGTCCGGCGTGGCTGCGGTGAACTACTGCGATCAAAGACAAGCTCAGCGCCGCATCGTGCGAACGTGCGGGGTGATGTACTTCGAAAAAGCCCTGCCGAGTTTGCCTCGCGCGTTTCATCCCGTCGGGGTCTTCACACGAGACTTCTCCAAAAACGCGTGCGGAATTGTCACGCCTTTCGAGTTGTTTCCACAGGAAGAAGTGCGTTTGATCTTGCCCACGTTTTGGCTGCAACTGCGCGTGGTTCGAGCGCGTCGGCATCAATCCAAATGCTATGAAATCGGAATGAGACTGTTGCACCGCAACAGCCCCTCACGAGAAGCCTTCGTGGTTGGTGGGCGATTCACAGAAGCCCGTCCAGCCTGA
- a CDS encoding ATP-binding protein, with protein sequence MKIKDIQIDGFGVWTGLSVDSLPEGMTLFYGPNEAGKTTLMQFLRAMLYGFTEERRQKYLPPIHGGTPGGAIRVTGPGGGYEVRRHSQLTDSDVTGRLTVMGSDGLAQGQHRLGMLLGQIDEPIFTNVFAIGIRELQELSTLDDTSAADELYKLSSGLDRVSLVDVLRSLRAGRSEAVGKRESESDDNEAAIGKLASMMSRREKLRDEIQRLSGSTRRWSELATQRRTQSQEIETLRGRMIAWEREARCVEIATSVYEKWQERDQIRGEIEAIEGEAALPDEAPGQLVQIEAMLEERRTKLEEIKNKRRGLRDKSEQLPINKRLFDLQGRIEAASQQATWIEALEEQIDRLDSQIEKARNQVDADADRLGIEEDERLRLGEGDDGDLPDLSRSTLSALSAPAKHVKEQLFLLKQARAEGKTHKVRKEKLHDQLQEVLQRAHATDLQQAIRRENDNIATLRQRIQLGQHLEKLKRHHKDLERESVELTTDEAVPIDRLWLLSLPFIAGGMLLLYGMFNVFQITTFVAEPNPTQGMLCIMFGAMALLVYYLSREKGQRNTARDLDDCERQIDSVKRQLREIETEREDLDSSLSVSNESLEARLRESEVLLGELDESMPLYHAHEAAHQSYQAAYKRAQKAAEGLKTARREWTATLDRLGLSTTLSPKSVRVLGDGYEALQTSMRRLIELKEEHNQRQRERQSLAKRIETLYLEAIDATQDALTAITDGESKSAERSHEYDPDSTDNYESNEYEDVDEDDYSESYARAQRKNPKKSRNEKRNRNRDRSDDNRSSEIESNRNKRPVTMRSNPLDQLNHLHEEVARQQHWVKQRRQLKEHDLQLKKQQLSHSRAIERAEQQRRALWAKCGVATPEQFYEIVDRKSLLVEYNSQFKSIDQQVRSMVGNSVEYDDVAREIEGAKSTDLERRWDSLTARMTETEARIATLQTAQGELAQSMKQLGDDDRLMTARLELGCIERQLDQLARRWQTLSMASCLLEDVCGTVENERQPETLREASSFLNQLTDGKYVRIWTPLGSNQLKIDDAEGNSLPLEVLSRGTGEAVFIALRLSLAAAYARRGVMLPLVLDDVLVNFDGARAEHAARTLKTFAELGHQVLMFTCHDHIVEIFHQIGVEVRQMPAQGTPGRAQILPPPVEEAYEEEYEYEEEYVEEEPEMEVEEAAPEPEPIPEPLPVVVEAPKPEPVVVVSPPIVKPAPKPIELVVEDRRPVKPKSKFHYKFQDVARQNRRVRRPELIIQRPERRPEPEPEREVEVVEDVSSPDAIGWAWFQREPADGHIDAEEAAAEAARNQWLDAEDREMQAVVSEAEAIGSLVHDEATRSNSDGSSDSSSSWWTGERTKS encoded by the coding sequence ATGAAGATCAAAGACATCCAAATCGACGGTTTTGGCGTCTGGACCGGTTTGTCGGTCGACTCCTTGCCCGAAGGCATGACGCTGTTCTACGGCCCGAACGAAGCCGGCAAGACAACGCTCATGCAGTTTCTGCGAGCGATGCTGTATGGCTTCACCGAAGAACGCCGGCAGAAATACTTGCCACCCATTCACGGTGGGACTCCCGGCGGTGCGATTCGAGTCACTGGCCCCGGTGGCGGCTACGAAGTCCGCCGGCACAGCCAGTTGACGGACTCCGATGTGACCGGCCGATTGACCGTCATGGGCTCGGACGGGTTGGCCCAAGGCCAACACCGCCTGGGCATGTTGTTGGGACAAATCGACGAACCCATCTTCACCAATGTGTTCGCAATTGGCATTCGCGAATTGCAGGAATTGTCGACGCTGGATGACACCTCCGCGGCCGACGAACTCTACAAGCTCAGCAGCGGGTTGGACCGAGTCTCGCTGGTCGATGTGCTGCGCAGTCTTCGCGCCGGACGCAGCGAAGCGGTCGGCAAACGCGAATCGGAATCCGACGACAACGAAGCCGCGATCGGCAAACTCGCATCGATGATGTCTCGCCGTGAAAAGTTGCGTGACGAGATTCAGCGTTTGAGCGGCAGCACCCGTCGATGGAGTGAACTGGCGACTCAACGCCGCACTCAAAGCCAAGAGATCGAAACGCTCCGCGGCCGCATGATCGCCTGGGAACGCGAAGCCCGTTGCGTCGAAATCGCGACCAGCGTCTACGAGAAATGGCAAGAACGCGATCAAATTCGCGGTGAAATCGAGGCCATCGAAGGCGAAGCCGCCTTGCCCGATGAAGCCCCGGGGCAGCTCGTTCAAATCGAAGCGATGCTCGAGGAGCGTCGCACCAAACTGGAAGAGATCAAAAACAAACGCCGCGGATTGCGAGACAAATCCGAGCAGCTTCCGATCAACAAGCGATTGTTCGACTTGCAAGGTCGGATCGAAGCCGCCTCGCAACAGGCCACCTGGATCGAAGCCCTCGAAGAACAGATCGATCGGCTGGACAGCCAAATCGAAAAGGCTCGCAACCAAGTCGACGCCGATGCGGATCGTTTGGGCATCGAAGAAGACGAGCGTCTGCGACTGGGGGAAGGCGACGACGGCGACCTGCCTGACTTGTCGCGTTCCACTCTGTCTGCGTTGTCAGCGCCAGCCAAGCACGTCAAAGAGCAATTGTTCTTGCTCAAACAAGCTCGCGCCGAAGGCAAAACACACAAGGTTCGCAAGGAAAAACTGCACGACCAACTGCAGGAAGTCTTGCAACGAGCCCACGCGACGGATTTGCAACAAGCCATCCGCCGCGAAAACGACAACATCGCAACGCTGCGTCAGCGAATTCAACTTGGCCAGCACCTGGAAAAGCTGAAGCGACACCACAAAGATCTCGAACGCGAATCGGTGGAACTGACCACCGACGAAGCCGTGCCGATCGATCGGCTGTGGTTGCTCTCGTTGCCATTCATCGCCGGTGGCATGTTGCTGCTGTACGGCATGTTCAACGTGTTTCAAATCACAACGTTTGTCGCCGAGCCCAATCCGACTCAGGGCATGCTGTGCATCATGTTTGGTGCGATGGCCTTGTTGGTTTACTACCTTTCTCGCGAGAAGGGCCAACGCAATACCGCTCGCGACTTGGACGACTGCGAACGCCAAATCGATTCCGTCAAACGCCAACTTCGGGAAATCGAAACGGAACGCGAAGACCTGGATTCATCGCTGTCAGTCAGCAATGAGTCGCTGGAAGCTCGCTTGCGAGAATCCGAAGTCTTGCTTGGGGAACTCGACGAATCGATGCCGCTCTACCACGCTCACGAAGCGGCTCACCAGTCCTACCAAGCCGCTTACAAGCGGGCTCAGAAGGCGGCCGAAGGCCTCAAAACCGCTCGCCGCGAATGGACGGCGACTCTGGATCGATTGGGATTGTCAACGACGTTGTCTCCCAAAAGTGTTCGTGTTCTGGGGGATGGCTACGAAGCCTTGCAGACCAGCATGCGTCGCTTGATCGAGCTGAAAGAGGAACACAATCAACGTCAACGCGAACGGCAGTCGCTCGCGAAGCGAATTGAAACGCTTTATCTCGAAGCAATCGATGCCACCCAGGACGCGTTGACCGCAATCACGGACGGCGAATCCAAATCGGCTGAGCGGTCCCACGAATACGATCCCGACTCCACGGACAACTACGAATCCAACGAGTACGAAGACGTCGATGAAGACGACTACAGCGAATCCTACGCTCGTGCCCAACGAAAGAATCCCAAGAAGAGTCGCAATGAAAAACGCAATCGCAATCGTGATCGCAGTGATGACAACCGGTCCAGCGAGATCGAGTCAAATCGCAACAAACGTCCGGTGACGATGCGATCCAATCCCTTGGATCAACTCAATCACTTGCACGAAGAAGTCGCTCGCCAGCAACACTGGGTCAAACAGCGTCGCCAACTCAAGGAGCACGACCTGCAGCTGAAGAAGCAACAGCTCAGCCATTCGCGAGCCATCGAACGGGCCGAACAACAACGTCGCGCCCTGTGGGCCAAGTGCGGTGTAGCAACCCCCGAGCAGTTCTATGAGATCGTCGACCGGAAATCGTTGCTGGTCGAATACAACTCGCAGTTCAAATCGATTGACCAACAGGTCCGCTCGATGGTTGGCAACAGCGTCGAATACGACGACGTCGCTCGTGAAATTGAGGGTGCCAAGTCAACCGATTTGGAACGACGTTGGGATTCCTTGACCGCTCGGATGACCGAAACGGAAGCCCGTATTGCGACCCTGCAAACCGCCCAGGGCGAATTGGCCCAGTCGATGAAACAACTCGGCGACGATGATCGGTTGATGACCGCACGCTTGGAGTTGGGTTGCATCGAACGCCAGCTCGACCAACTCGCACGTCGTTGGCAAACACTGTCGATGGCCAGTTGCCTGCTGGAGGATGTCTGCGGCACGGTCGAAAATGAACGCCAACCGGAAACCCTTCGCGAAGCGTCGTCGTTCCTGAACCAATTGACCGACGGCAAGTACGTCCGCATCTGGACGCCATTGGGGTCCAATCAACTGAAGATTGATGATGCCGAAGGCAACTCATTGCCGTTGGAAGTCCTCAGTCGTGGAACCGGGGAAGCGGTCTTCATCGCCCTGCGATTGTCGCTTGCGGCTGCCTACGCTCGCCGCGGTGTGATGTTGCCATTGGTGCTCGATGATGTGCTCGTCAACTTTGATGGGGCCCGCGCCGAACACGCCGCCCGCACGCTGAAGACGTTCGCAGAACTGGGACATCAAGTCCTGATGTTCACCTGCCATGATCACATCGTTGAGATCTTCCACCAAATCGGAGTGGAAGTGCGGCAGATGCCCGCCCAAGGAACTCCCGGCCGAGCTCAGATCTTGCCACCGCCGGTGGAAGAGGCTTACGAAGAAGAATACGAGTACGAAGAAGAGTACGTCGAAGAAGAACCAGAAATGGAAGTCGAAGAAGCGGCTCCGGAACCGGAACCAATTCCCGAGCCACTTCCGGTCGTCGTTGAGGCCCCCAAACCGGAGCCCGTCGTCGTCGTCTCGCCCCCAATTGTCAAGCCTGCTCCCAAGCCGATTGAATTGGTGGTGGAAGACCGGCGTCCAGTCAAACCCAAGTCCAAGTTCCACTACAAGTTCCAAGATGTGGCACGCCAGAATCGACGCGTCCGTCGTCCTGAGCTGATCATCCAGCGTCCCGAGCGGCGGCCAGAACCCGAACCCGAGCGTGAAGTCGAAGTGGTCGAGGACGTCAGCTCACCGGATGCAATTGGCTGGGCGTGGTTCCAACGCGAACCCGCCGACGGTCACATCGATGCGGAAGAAGCTGCTGCGGAAGCCGCTCGGAATCAGTGGCTGGACGCAGAGGACCGCGAAATGCAAGCGGTTGTCAGCGAAGCGGAAGCCATCGGCAGTTTGGTCCACGACGAAGCGACCCGATCGAACTCGGACGGGTCATCGGACAGTTCGTCCTCCTGGTGGACCGGCGAACGCACCAAGTCCTAA
- a CDS encoding HD-GYP domain-containing protein, translating to MLVSDLIAISVSTLSPASVIGADLYCRVGSTEEAKLYRGANYPMKSQDLNRLKSRGVTKLFIEREGRSSYQEYLRDLAAGGGDESATNSQRSAALNEVVLDVLKCSFAGDNEDNTVSAASELGGLAAKLVSRDDFAASDLFRVLNHDYATFTHSANVALYAGMLADELGMNQREVELVVAGGLLHDLGKLEIPDQILTKPGRLDEDEFAIIKKHPGEGFRQLALRDDLTFGQLMMVYQHHERLDGGGYPVGSAGDDIHPWGRLCAVVDIYEAVTSQRPYRTPMPREDACNLIRRESGKALDPEMVECWISIIQSTTPK from the coding sequence ATGCTCGTCTCGGATCTTATCGCAATCAGTGTCTCCACGCTGTCACCGGCTTCGGTGATTGGTGCGGATCTGTATTGCCGTGTCGGATCCACCGAGGAAGCGAAGCTCTATCGAGGTGCGAACTACCCGATGAAGTCTCAGGACTTGAACAGATTGAAGTCACGAGGTGTGACCAAGCTGTTCATCGAACGAGAGGGACGCTCCAGCTACCAGGAATACCTACGGGACTTAGCGGCCGGTGGTGGTGATGAATCCGCCACCAATTCACAGCGTTCCGCGGCTCTCAACGAAGTCGTGCTGGATGTGCTGAAGTGCAGTTTTGCCGGTGACAACGAAGACAACACGGTCAGTGCCGCCAGCGAGCTAGGCGGATTGGCAGCCAAATTGGTCTCACGCGATGACTTTGCCGCGAGCGACTTATTTCGCGTCTTGAATCACGACTACGCCACCTTCACACACAGTGCCAACGTCGCGCTGTACGCCGGAATGCTGGCCGATGAACTGGGGATGAACCAACGAGAGGTTGAATTGGTAGTCGCGGGCGGGTTGTTGCATGATCTTGGAAAGCTCGAGATCCCCGATCAGATCCTGACAAAACCAGGACGCTTGGACGAAGACGAGTTTGCGATCATCAAGAAGCACCCCGGGGAAGGATTCCGGCAACTGGCTCTTCGCGATGACTTGACCTTTGGCCAACTGATGATGGTGTATCAACACCACGAACGACTCGATGGCGGTGGCTACCCCGTCGGCAGCGCCGGCGACGACATTCATCCTTGGGGACGTTTGTGTGCGGTCGTCGATATCTACGAAGCGGTGACCAGTCAGCGTCCCTATCGAACACCGATGCCACGCGAAGACGCGTGTAACCTGATTCGTCGCGAAAGCGGCAAGGCCCTTGACCCGGAGATGGTGGAATGTTGGATTTCAATTATCCAAAGCACTACGCCGAAGTAG
- a CDS encoding glycosyltransferase family 4 protein encodes MKIVFLTAGAAGMYCGSCMHDNAIAKALRAGGDDVLLQPVYTPIRTDESTIASKQVFFGGIHVYLLQQMPWLRWLPRWTRSWMDHPGLIRRLTRKAVKTDPAKLGALTLSMLRGEHGRQFEEVSRMVDWLVKDIQPDAIIFSNLLIGGAIPTIRRRLPSTRLVVTLQGDDIFLDHLPNDARAQAIVLCSELAEQVDVFVSHSEFYRDKMGALLGIPPDRFDVHPLSIDLAPFGRPESSDSLAEPSSKLEDEFRIGYLARLAPEKGLHHLVDAFLRIGVMPEHANVTLHAAGWLGEHNRAYLEELQSRVAAAGLSDRFVVHDSPDQPTKINLLRQMDVLSVPAPYEDPKGLFLLEAMACGVPVVQPDHGAFTEVVRSTGGGLLFHPEDTDALVSDLIGLKNDPDRRASLGETGRQSVHQRHHIEAAADQMRRTCQQR; translated from the coding sequence TTGAAAATCGTCTTCTTGACCGCCGGTGCCGCAGGGATGTACTGCGGCAGTTGCATGCACGACAACGCGATCGCCAAAGCGCTGCGTGCTGGCGGAGACGACGTTCTTCTTCAGCCGGTCTACACACCGATCCGGACCGATGAATCAACCATCGCGTCCAAGCAAGTTTTCTTTGGTGGCATCCATGTCTACTTGTTGCAGCAAATGCCGTGGCTGCGATGGTTGCCGCGTTGGACACGTTCCTGGATGGATCATCCCGGTCTGATCCGCAGGCTGACCCGCAAGGCAGTCAAAACAGACCCGGCCAAACTGGGCGCTTTGACGCTGTCGATGCTGCGAGGCGAACACGGGCGACAGTTCGAAGAAGTCAGCCGGATGGTGGATTGGTTGGTCAAGGACATCCAGCCCGACGCGATCATCTTCAGCAACCTGTTGATCGGTGGGGCGATCCCAACGATTCGCCGGCGGTTACCAAGCACACGCTTGGTCGTGACGCTGCAAGGCGACGACATCTTCCTGGATCACTTGCCCAATGACGCTCGCGCTCAAGCCATCGTGTTGTGCTCGGAGCTGGCCGAACAGGTCGACGTGTTTGTTTCGCACAGCGAGTTCTATCGCGACAAAATGGGAGCGTTGCTGGGGATTCCGCCTGATCGCTTTGATGTGCACCCGCTGTCAATTGACCTCGCACCGTTTGGTCGCCCGGAATCAAGCGACAGCCTCGCCGAGCCATCCAGCAAACTGGAGGATGAATTTCGCATTGGATACCTGGCACGCCTGGCACCGGAAAAAGGCTTGCACCACTTGGTCGATGCCTTCCTGCGAATTGGCGTGATGCCCGAGCACGCCAACGTCACGCTGCACGCGGCCGGATGGCTGGGGGAACACAACCGTGCCTACCTCGAGGAATTGCAATCTCGCGTTGCTGCGGCTGGCCTGTCCGATCGATTTGTGGTGCACGACAGCCCCGATCAACCAACCAAAATCAATCTGCTGCGGCAAATGGATGTGCTCAGCGTCCCGGCTCCCTACGAAGATCCCAAGGGATTGTTTTTGTTGGAAGCGATGGCCTGCGGTGTTCCCGTCGTCCAGCCCGACCATGGCGCGTTCACGGAAGTGGTTCGTTCCACCGGCGGCGGATTGTTGTTCCATCCGGAAGACACGGACGCGTTGGTCAGCGATTTGATCGGATTGAAAAACGATCCCGACCGACGCGCCAGCCTGGGCGAAACCGGACGCCAATCCGTCCACCAGCGGCACCACATCGAAGCCGCCGCGGACCAGATGCGACGCACCTGCCAGCAACGCTGA
- a CDS encoding metallophosphoesterase family protein, giving the protein MACAAENCRFKEETMSGESFRFVHASDFHLETPLGDLDHLPPQLRAAMATAPRDAAAAVFEAALAENIDFLVLSGDLLHPVAAGPHGMSLLLDGFEKLHAANTAVYWAAGIADDPKQWPEAVPLPPNVTLFPRDRAVAIPHQRAGRTVCSIIGRSSEGRSTLHVAGFQTETTDEFTVGIGHGIADASALSGARMDYWALGGPHNHTEIEGGAPAGAVAPGSPQGRNSDESGPHGYVVVDVDAEHTARIRRVETDRFRYLNVAIDSDEIRSAGSLRNLLGQKIGTLTNEHGGRHLLISWDVTLDNAEVLPSVGDPTELLRHLRRDHGTTNPAAWTTRLTVRPPHNYPKSWQDEDTILGDFLRASKKFAGARVRSTTASTDDSAGPSSSGDRLDLMPFTEEHSDLSSTASSLLGDVPADQRESILADATLMGVELLRGGKPSWGRKS; this is encoded by the coding sequence TTGGCCTGCGCGGCCGAAAATTGCCGTTTCAAGGAGGAAACGATGTCCGGAGAATCATTTCGATTCGTTCATGCCAGCGACTTTCACCTGGAAACCCCGCTGGGTGACCTTGACCATCTGCCGCCCCAATTGCGGGCCGCGATGGCGACTGCTCCTCGAGACGCCGCGGCGGCGGTCTTCGAAGCCGCATTGGCCGAAAACATTGACTTTTTAGTCCTTTCCGGCGACTTGCTGCATCCTGTCGCGGCTGGTCCGCACGGCATGTCGTTGTTGCTGGACGGATTTGAGAAGCTGCATGCCGCCAACACAGCGGTCTACTGGGCCGCCGGAATCGCGGACGATCCCAAACAGTGGCCTGAAGCGGTTCCGTTGCCTCCCAACGTGACCCTGTTCCCACGCGACCGCGCCGTTGCGATCCCGCATCAACGTGCCGGACGAACGGTTTGTTCGATCATCGGACGCAGCAGCGAAGGCCGGTCCACCTTGCATGTCGCGGGATTCCAAACCGAAACCACCGACGAATTCACCGTCGGAATCGGGCATGGGATCGCCGACGCCAGTGCCCTGTCAGGGGCTCGCATGGATTACTGGGCTCTCGGCGGACCGCACAACCACACCGAAATCGAAGGCGGTGCTCCCGCCGGCGCCGTGGCCCCTGGATCACCCCAAGGTCGCAACAGCGATGAATCCGGACCTCACGGTTACGTCGTCGTTGATGTCGACGCCGAACACACCGCTCGCATCCGCCGTGTCGAAACGGATCGGTTCCGCTACTTGAACGTCGCGATTGATTCGGACGAAATTCGCTCCGCCGGCAGCCTTCGCAATCTGCTGGGACAAAAGATCGGCACACTGACCAACGAACACGGTGGACGTCACCTGCTGATCTCCTGGGACGTGACGCTGGACAACGCGGAAGTGTTGCCCTCCGTCGGCGACCCCACCGAATTGCTTCGTCATCTGCGCCGCGACCATGGCACCACCAACCCGGCGGCCTGGACCACTCGTTTGACCGTGCGTCCGCCGCACAACTACCCCAAGTCTTGGCAAGACGAAGACACCATCCTCGGTGACTTCTTGCGAGCCAGTAAGAAATTTGCCGGTGCTCGCGTTCGCAGCACCACCGCGTCCACCGATGACTCCGCCGGCCCCTCTTCATCCGGCGACCGGTTGGATTTGATGCCCTTCACGGAAGAACACTCGGACCTGTCCAGCACCGCCTCGTCCTTGTTAGGGGACGTGCCCGCCGACCAACGCGAATCGATTCTTGCGGACGCCACCTTGATGGGCGTCGAATTGCTTCGCGGTGGCAAACCCTCTTGGGGACGGAAATCATGA
- a CDS encoding glycosyl transferase — protein MPDFYQHDMITTIHDLRSAKLDHLESMLRESTENHAIGLVLPVTASDMRAEPFDVIVRELAQADYIASIVVSLGVAPNQSDYDETCAKIAPLGDRAKVLWTDGPDVQGLYNELIDSGIDVSVPGKGRSVWTAFGFLLDDPDIETFVLHDCDIVDYDRQLLSRLCLPMVHPGLDFEFCKAYYARVTDRMHGRVVRLLVAPLLRALMQCFPENQFVRFLGNFRYPLSGEFSLTRNLARTNRVASDWGLEVGTLADVYRNTSHKRVCQVDLARLYEHKHQTLAVDQPTSGLIKMALDILTTIYRTLASQGIVFGESTFVTLRASFLRIAQDCIRQYAADARVNSLAYDRHSEEMAIEAFAQCVTQAGEIFAEDPSGNPSIPNWTRVRAAFPDFTSRLRETVK, from the coding sequence ATGCCAGACTTTTATCAACACGACATGATCACGACGATCCACGATCTTCGGTCGGCCAAGTTGGACCACCTGGAATCGATGCTTCGCGAATCGACTGAAAATCATGCGATCGGCCTCGTGTTGCCCGTCACAGCATCCGATATGCGAGCGGAACCGTTTGATGTGATCGTTCGGGAACTGGCCCAAGCGGATTACATCGCCTCGATCGTCGTCAGTCTGGGTGTCGCTCCCAATCAAAGTGACTACGACGAAACCTGTGCCAAAATTGCGCCCTTGGGTGATCGTGCCAAGGTCCTTTGGACGGACGGCCCCGACGTTCAAGGACTCTACAACGAGCTGATTGACTCCGGCATTGATGTCTCCGTTCCTGGCAAAGGCCGCAGCGTCTGGACCGCGTTTGGGTTCCTGTTGGATGACCCAGACATCGAAACGTTTGTGCTACACGACTGCGACATCGTCGATTACGACCGTCAACTGCTCTCGCGACTTTGCCTGCCGATGGTTCACCCAGGGCTCGATTTTGAGTTCTGCAAAGCCTACTACGCGCGGGTCACGGATCGAATGCACGGCCGCGTGGTGCGGTTGTTGGTTGCTCCCCTGTTGCGAGCGTTGATGCAGTGTTTTCCCGAGAATCAATTTGTGCGGTTCTTGGGGAACTTCCGCTACCCGCTCTCGGGTGAGTTTTCCCTGACACGAAACTTGGCCCGTACCAACCGAGTCGCCAGCGACTGGGGATTGGAAGTCGGCACTCTGGCGGACGTCTACCGCAACACTTCTCACAAACGTGTTTGCCAAGTCGACTTGGCTCGCCTCTACGAACACAAGCACCAAACGCTCGCGGTCGATCAACCCACCAGCGGTTTGATCAAAATGGCGCTCGACATTCTGACGACGATCTACCGCACCTTGGCCAGCCAAGGCATCGTGTTTGGGGAGTCAACGTTTGTGACCCTGCGAGCCTCTTTCTTGCGGATCGCTCAGGACTGCATTCGCCAGTACGCTGCTGACGCGCGAGTCAACTCGCTGGCCTACGATCGCCACTCCGAAGAAATGGCCATCGAAGCGTTCGCCCAATGTGTCACGCAAGCCGGTGAAATCTTCGCAGAGGATCCAAGTGGCAACCCATCGATCCCCAACTGGACTCGCGTCCGGGCGGCGTTCCCTGACTTCACCTCGCGCCTACGCGAAACCGTGAAGTGA
- a CDS encoding SMP-30/gluconolactonase/LRE family protein gives MNSRFALLFAWIVALVSTVPAQSASAQSASAQSASAQSASAQSASAQALRPTGPIQQVHTGFQFTEGPAATDDGALYFTDIPHTAIHRLSKTGELSLLTDQSNHSNGLWPLSNTKLLACEMDGAVVMHDLSGDSPQRIVLADSFAGKRFNACNDLVVDNHGGLYFTDPQYRAPEPWPQTERCVYYVATFETDPQVTRLTGDIEAPNGIGLSPDGKTLYVIPSMQAEMLAYDVLGPGKIGPARVLCKVKQVEGETARGGDGMAIDIEGNLYITTHLGIQIFSPEGEARGVVAFPEIPANVTFGGPEFKTMFVTARKSLYSVEMPIEGFREFPAN, from the coding sequence ATGAACTCGCGTTTTGCCCTGTTGTTCGCTTGGATTGTTGCCCTCGTCTCCACCGTCCCCGCTCAGTCCGCCTCTGCCCAGTCCGCCTCTGCTCAGTCCGCCTCTGCTCAGTCCGCCTCTGCTCAGTCCGCCTCTGCTCAGGCGCTCCGGCCCACCGGTCCGATCCAACAAGTCCACACCGGTTTCCAGTTCACTGAAGGTCCCGCCGCGACGGACGATGGCGCGCTGTATTTCACCGACATCCCTCACACCGCCATTCATCGTCTTTCCAAGACCGGCGAACTGTCGCTGCTAACCGATCAATCCAATCACTCCAACGGATTGTGGCCATTGTCCAACACCAAACTGTTGGCCTGCGAAATGGACGGTGCCGTGGTAATGCACGATCTGTCTGGCGACTCTCCCCAACGCATCGTGCTGGCCGATTCTTTTGCTGGCAAACGCTTCAACGCCTGCAACGACTTGGTCGTCGACAACCACGGTGGGCTGTACTTCACCGACCCGCAGTACCGGGCTCCGGAACCTTGGCCGCAAACCGAACGCTGTGTTTACTACGTCGCGACGTTTGAAACCGATCCCCAGGTCACTCGTTTGACTGGCGACATCGAGGCACCAAACGGAATCGGGTTGTCGCCCGACGGCAAAACGCTTTACGTGATCCCCTCGATGCAAGCCGAGATGTTGGCCTATGACGTGTTGGGGCCTGGCAAAATTGGTCCGGCGCGCGTCCTCTGCAAGGTGAAGCAGGTCGAAGGCGAAACCGCTCGCGGTGGCGACGGGATGGCCATCGACATCGAGGGCAACCTGTACATCACCACACATTTGGGTATCCAGATTTTCTCGCCCGAGGGGGAAGCACGGGGCGTCGTGGCGTTTCCCGAGATCCCTGCGAACGTGACGTTTGGCGGTCCGGAATTCAAAACCATGTTTGTCACCGCGAGAAAATCGCTGTACTCGGTGGAAATGCCGATCGAGGGATTCCGCGAGTTTCCCGCAAATTGA